The Arachis ipaensis cultivar K30076 chromosome B07, Araip1.1, whole genome shotgun sequence genome includes a window with the following:
- the LOC110265072 gene encoding uncharacterized protein LOC110265072, whose protein sequence is MRFTGFGSVRKTLTWHPHHSAPHPLSPLQWNNFRNEKLERERCRKKRSPPAATTSPLLSYSAAVQPHPAVLPWSPLLLQGKGRGPKLHVRGRRVDAVRRAASLELAVELLRSVVLSIEPELASPSFIRVLPPPLQGSVIAADVAERRRATTTRSCVPRRCRHRSTATTARVPPPSFQCCRSCPLFPSSFCLASPALKSASTTVKLCWSWCCFWRFGVEPCPVLSLLMVLAAAGASAAIKAAWIRNIGFTAFKFFNYD, encoded by the exons ATGCGATTCACGGGGTTTGGGAGCGttagaa AAACCCTAACCTGGCACCCTCACCACAGCGCACCCCACCCCCTTTCACCCCTTCAGTGGAACAATTTCAGAAACgagaaattagagagagagagatgcaGGAAGAAGAGAAGCCCGCCAGCTGCCACCACGTCGCCATTACTGAGCTACAGCGCCGCCGTCCAGCCTCATCCCGCCGTGTTACCATGGTCACCGTTGCTGTTGCAAGGAAAGGGGAGAGGGCCGAAGCTGCACGTCCGAGGGAGAAGGGTGGATGCTGTTCGCCGTGCCGCCTCCCTGGAGCTCGCCGTCGAGCTGCTTCGCAGCGTCGTCCTGTCCATAGAGCCAGAGCTCGCGTCGCCGTCGTTCATTCGCGTTCTGCCGCCGCCGCTTCAAGGGTCTGTCATCGCTGCTGACGTCGCCGAAAGGAGGAGAGCGACCACCACGAGGAGCTGTGTTCCACGCCGTTGTCGCCATCGATCCACGGCCACCACCGCGAGGGTTCCGCCGCCGTCGTTCCAATGCTGCCGTTCATGCCCTCTGTTCCCTTCGTCGTTCTGTCTAGCATCACCAGCACTGAAGTCAGCTTCTACCACCGTCAAGCTTTGTTGGAGCTGGTGTTGTTTTTGGAGGTTTGGAGTGGAGCCTTGCCCAGTTCTGTCTTTGCTCATGGTTCTCGCAGCTGCCGGAGCCTCCGCCGCCATCAAAGCTGCGTGGATTCGTAATATTGGGTTTACCGCATTTAAATTCTTCAATTACGACTAA